The sequence AGGCAGTTGCCAATTGATGATGTATCTAATATCGCTGCGTGGAAGAGTGTGAACTTTGAAGAACTTGTACACAATAAAAAGGAAGTTGTGGGCATGGAAATAATGATTGTAAGTCTCAGGTATCTCAGCACTGGAGATGCAACCTAAACATGCTAAATTTGGTGCAGATTCATGCTAGAAGCTAGTAATTGAGAAACAGGTATCTTTCTTTGAGAAAACCTAATGGCCTCTTGCGTTGTGTGAATAATCTTATAAGAAACCAGATATTAACATCAAATGGTAAAGCTTGTtaaacaaaattttcataaaCCTACCCTGCAACAAGTTGGCAATTGTGAAgtacatataaaaaaattaagccTGGAAGAAACATTACTTTATCAAGTTGCACATCCTTTGCCTTTCGCGTTTTCAATTCTATTGTGAAATTGCTCATATCTGCCAAAGTGCCATTAATTTTTATCGACTCTGGAAGGTTTCCATTATACCTGCCTGATACAACCAATGGACTTCCGCAAGAGAAGTCTGGAATTCTAAACGGAAGCAACTGCAAAGAAAGACTGCATGTCAGGCACAACCAGAGATCAAATGatgcaaatgaaaaaaaaaaaaaaaaccctctaATTAAACTAACTATTCAGCTATTGTACATCAGCAAGTGATGGAGTATCATGAATAGTGTACCTCAAGTGAATCAAGATGTTCTAAATCACCCATGGTAATGTTGGCTAGGATGACTGATGAAGCAGTTGCAAATAACCGCTGCATTCGAAAATCAACTGAATCTGGAAACAAAATGAATATGATGGTAATTAAAAAAAAGCCCTATTGCACTAAAACTCCCAGTCCAAACATAAACACAACCAACCTGCATCATAAGCACTGTCAAAATATCCCCTTCCAATTTGTGCCAGCATTTGCAAGAAATAGTGGTTACAATATATTCCTAAAAATGGTTTACATGAAACAGTTTGTTAAAACTGCTATAAAGGAACCTGAAGTTATCCAAGCATGGTGTATATATACAAGCATGCTCAGATGCATTTGCATGAAAGCAGAAAACCTTACCGATGCCAAATGTACATATCTGAGGAGAAATTGATCCTCCACTTTTAAGAGATCCTTTTACAAAATTGCAAATATCCCTTTCATCCTCAACAGCCCCATCGGTGATGAGGAAAATAAGAGGAATTGAATCAGTAGTTTCACCCAACAGCTTCAAAGCCTAAAACAAAGCAAAACACAACATAAAATCAGCAATATATCTCATTTACAGAAGTGAAAGTTAAAATTGCAGgatctaaaaatttttaagaTGGGAAAAAATTGTAATCAAGCATTATATGAAAATTAAGTAGGCCAGTAGAGAACTaacaaaagtgaaaagaaaatggaGTAGGGGAAAACAAAAAAGTGACAGAAAAGGCAAAATCAGGGGACCGAAGGGCATTAGGTAGCTCATTTCCTTGTTTCACATGTAGTTTCTTGTGGAGATACAGGAGGAAAGAGTACACAATATAGAACTAACTAGATACAGTAATAAGTTGTACTAATTATAAAAAAGATAAAGTTAAAAATATATGCCAAAAGCAACTTTAAGATCTTAACATTTTATACACACCTGTTTAAGTGGAAGCAAAAGGTTTGTACCACCACCTATGGTTAAATTATCGCTAAGCCACTGGGCAGCTTCTGATACTGCTCCCTGTGTTACCGGCTCCATTAATGATGAAAATAAATAGGTCTCCCCATTGAAAGCAATAATGTTGAAAGAATCTTCGGAATTGAGTTTAGAGAGTGATGATATTAGTGCATTCTTTGCATTCTCAAAAGGAGCCCCCTTCATGCTTCCGCTTATGTCAATTATAAAGATCACATCCTTCCTGAAAGCCTAACAGATTCAAGGAGGAAAATGGAATAAGAATGGTCATAAATTTAACTGAGCCAATATAGAAAAGGAAAAAGGAGCCCTTTATTTAAAGACAAGGATATTTGGTTCTCTAAGCTCTGAGGGAAGCCCCACTCAAAACCAAAACTAGGGTTAGCCTTCAATCCCATTGCCTTAATAACCTTTCttctagttgattttttttttcttttatactttCTATTAGGGACTTCTCCTCGTCCTTTTTGTTGTAGCCAAAGTCCCAGTGACTATTCTATTCCACTTAATTAGTGCTCCAAAAAACTCAACCTTCTGTTTGATTGTTTCCCTTCACATTTGGTATCTACATTTTCTCTTTTCAATAGTGTGATCATCGTTAGCCCTTACCAAAATAAAGTATGCATTTTTTAATTTTGGTAGTAATTATGATAGTAACTTGCTGAATGAAAAACATTtggaaacaaataattaagtagAAGATAGCcatgtttcaaaaaaaaaaaaaaaaagagaaaggaaaAGCAGAAGTAGCCAGATAAATCCTTACAAACCTTCATACTCTGGTTATTTCCAGGGACAAGATATAAGCTGAACATCTGTCTTTCATCAAAATCTCGCAGACGTGGGGCCTGCAAGAACACACCACCAAATAACTCCTTCGAGGGGACCTGTAGACACAGAAGTCAACCAGAATAGTTTATTAAATAGATCTCTTCGATTTCGGGCATTCATCTTTCAACCATGGAGAAACAACAAAGAAAAATTACGTCTTGTGAAAATAGTCAATTGTTCAAGGACTTACagaatatgaaaaattaaagtcaGCACTTGACCAAGTTAGTACTTCTGCTTCATATAAGAAACCCATTTTACCAACCTCACGCCTTAGCTCCTAGAGGACAATAATACTGGTGTCATTTTCTTTGTATTTCAGAATCTGAATGAAACATTGAATAACGATGAGAATGACATACCTTTAGAGCATGGCTAGTACTCTTGCATAAAATTTCTTTGCCAAAACCAGAATTCACATTTAACATTATCTTTTCTCGCTTAGTAATTTTCTTGCTAATCGGATTGACAAATGCTGGAAAACTAAATGGTACACTGAGGCAGAATTTACCCTCATTATATGCCAACTTTTGAGACCAAGTCACTTTAACTGAAATTACTGTCCCTCCACCAACCTAAAAGGTAAATAATCTTGGAGAGATAGTACCAAAAAAGGAAATCAAATGACATTAACACAACTAAACGTTATGTGCTAATTAAGTATCACCTGTGGGATTTTAAATGTATAAATACTGCCTTTCAAGTAGCGTCCATCTCCTCCCTTGTTTACTTTTTCCTTATCTTTCGTTTCTTCTGCTGTGATCAATTGGCTATGGTATGATTCCCCAGTTATGTCAACCTCAACACCTAGAATTGAACCCTGTTAGCCAAATCATGCTTTTCTTGAGAACTTAAAAGAAAAGTTACTTCAAACAGTCCTAAAAGTAACAAAAAGATCTTATTGCAAACAGCCAACCAGAAGACACAAAAAGGTATATGATGAATTCCCATAATCACGTTTAGATTATATTATGCAATAACAACAAAGACCTGCAAATTTTAGTCCAGCAATTCCTCTAGCTGGAGGAACAAAATTAGCTAGTAGGACAAGCAAATTGACTCTATCAGTTACTCACCACCCCAAAACAACTAACCGGTGCTAtatcttttttaattattaaaaaaaggaGTTTGAAGTTCTTCCTTTTTCACTAGACAAATGCAGAAGACAAACAATTTCATTAGTAGCATTTCCTGCcaattctcaaaaaaaaaaaaaaaaaatcctcccaataataataatacataacgagatcaaataataaatataaaaattgattttgaatgtatatattaaaaaaaataaggcTAATATAAGTGCTTTTGTTGTTAAATGTATATTGCAAGTACCTGGTCTCCCATGGGAATGGCGATGCAGCAATCACACTTCCTAGTGGTCTTGATGCAATGCAAGCGCCACTTCCCGCTAAAACTAACGTTTGCATGATCTAAACAACACTCAACTTCCATAGCTACTCCATGCATATGTAACGGTATGAACGCCGGCGGGTCGCACCTCCCGTGCACGTACGGCTGGTAGCTCGGCACGTCAGGATTGTCCACCGCTTCTGGCTCTGGCACTACCGCATAAACCATCACCGCCAAAGGTAACAAGCTCTCCGATGATTTCGACATTCCTGCCTCCGGCGCCGGAGGCAATTCCTTGCCGTAGTAAATTCTCTTTGATAGCTTCAAGCCGTAGCCTACGCATGTCTCAAACTCGTCAGCCATGTCGCCGGACCTGTTCCCAAAAGAAAATTTTCCGGTTATGAGGatgtggaaaaaaaaaaactcgGACTACTAGAGATCGGAGAGAGAGATGAGAAAGTAAAGTGATGCGGcgtttataatatatatttatagtgCAGCTGTTATGAAATGCATGTGTTTTCAAATGGCCAGTGAAGGCGAAAGGTGTAGGAGAGGTTGATGTGCTTTTCGGAAATTAGTAATATTCAATATTCTAACCAATAGTTAAATTACACGTATACACAGAGTCAA is a genomic window of Hevea brasiliensis isolate MT/VB/25A 57/8 unplaced genomic scaffold, ASM3005281v1 Scaf583, whole genome shotgun sequence containing:
- the LOC110664653 gene encoding uncharacterized protein LOC110664653, whose translation is MADEFETCVGYGLKLSKRIYYGKELPPAPEAGMSKSSESLLPLAVMVYAVVPEPEAVDNPDVPSYQPYVHGRCDPPAFIPLHMHGVAMEVECCLDHANVSFSGKWRLHCIKTTRKCDCCIAIPMGDQGSILGVEVDITGESYHSQLITAEETKDKEKVNKGGDGRYLKGSIYTFKIPQVGGGTVISVKVTWSQKLAYNEGKFCLSVPFSFPAFVNPISKKITKREKIMLNVNSGFGKEILCKSTSHALKELRREVGKMGFLYEAEVLTWSSADFNFSYSVPSKELFGGVFLQAPRLRDFDERQMFSLYLVPGNNQSMKAFRKDVIFIIDISGSMKGAPFENAKNALISSLSKLNSEDSFNIIAFNGETYLFSSLMEPVTQGAVSEAAQWLSDNLTIGGGTNLLLPLKQALKLLGETTDSIPLIFLITDGAVEDERDICNFVKGSLKSGGSISPQICTFGIGIYCNHYFLQMLAQIGRGYFDSAYDADSVDFRMQRLFATASSVILANITMGDLEHLDSLELLPFRIPDFSCGSPLVVSGRYNGNLPESIKINGTLADMSNFTIELKTRKAKDVQLDKVLARRQIDILTANAWLSESKDLQQKVAKMSIQTGVPSEYTLMILRRTDKGEKAPETILMQEVFNKINSIRQVDSESQKIIFLGRLGVGLGNLTATAANIPPGTEEIKSPEATEMLVKAASNCCSRLLDRCCCMCFIQTCSYMNEQCSIILSQLCVALACFECLNFCYELCDCA